In Lemur catta isolate mLemCat1 chromosome 1, mLemCat1.pri, whole genome shotgun sequence, one DNA window encodes the following:
- the KNG1 gene encoding kininogen-1 isoform X1, giving the protein MKLIAILFLCSRLLPSLTQEPFSEEIDCNDEEVFKAVDAALKKYNSKNHTVNQFVLYRITEVTKTVNPNIFYSVKYQIREGDCPVQSGKTWQDCDYKEAAEAATGECTATVGKREKEKFTVATQTCQITPVEGSVVTAKYDCRGCVHPISTDSPDLEPVLRHGVQHFNNNTDRSYLFTLNEVKRAQRQVVAGWNFQVTYSIVQTNCSKENFLFLTPECKPLSDGDIGECTDDAYMDIQQRIADYSQECDIYPGEDFVQPPTKMCLGCPADIPVNSPELEEALTHSVTKLNAENNETFYFKIDTVKRAKVQVVAGKKYSIEFTARETTCSKESNEKLTESCEIKTPGQSLDCTAEVYVVPWEKKIYPTVNCKPRGMTSLMKRPPGFSPFRSVQVEEIREGTTRHLRSCEYKGRPPKAEAEPASESEVS; this is encoded by the exons ATGAAACTAATTGCCATCCTTTTCCTCTGCTCCAGGCTGCTACCAAGTTTAACCCAAGAACCGTTCTCTGAGGAAATTGACTGCAATGATGAGGAAGTATTTAAGGCTGTGGATGCTGCTCTGAAGAAGTATAACAGTAAAAACCACACTGTCAACCAGTTTGTATTGTACCGCATAACTGAAGTCACTAAGACG gttaacCCTAACATCTTTTATTCCGTTAAGTACCAGATCAGGGAGGGTGATTGTCCTGTTCAAAGCGGCAAAACCTGGCAGGATTGTGACTACAAGGAAGCTGCAGAAGCT gcCACAGGAGAATGCACAGCGACCgtagggaagagggagaaagaaaaatttaccGTGGCTACCCAGACCTGCCAGATTACTCCAG TCGAGGGCTCTGTGGTGACGGCCAAGTATGACTGCCGTGGCTGTGTACATCCCATATCAACAGACAGCCCTGACCTGGAGCCCGTCCTGAGACACGGCGTTCAACATTTTAATAACAACACTGATCGTTCCTACCTCTTTACTCTTAATGAAGTAAAACGGGCCCAAAGACAG GTGGTGGCTGGATGGAACTTTCAAGTTACCTACTCAATTGTGCAAACTAATTGTTCCAAGGAGAATTTTCTGTTCTTAACTCCAGAATGCAAGCCCCTTTCAGATGGT gATATCGGTGAATGTACAGATGATGCATACATGGATATTCAGCAAAGAATTGCTGACTACTCACAGGAGTGTGACATTTATCCAG GGGAAGATTTTGTACAACCACCTACCAAGATGTGTCTTGGCTGCCCCGCAGATATACCTGTCAACAGCCCAGAGCTGGAGGAGGCACTGACTCATTCTGTCACAAAGCTTAATGCAGAGAATAACGAAACTTTCTATTTCAAGATTGACACAGTGAAAAGAGCAAAAGTACAG GTGGTGGCTGGAAAGAAATATTCTATTGAGTTCACTGCCAGGGAAACCACATGTTCCAAGGAAAGTAATGAGAAGTTGACTGAAAGCTGTGAGATCAAAACCCCTGGC CAAAGTCTAGACTGCACTGCTGAAGTTTATGTGGTaccttgggagaaaaaaatttaccCTACTGTCAACTGTAAACCACGAGGAATG ACGTCATTGATGAAAAGACCTCCAGGTTTCTCACCTTTCCGATCAGTACAAGTAGAGGAAATAAGAGAAGGAACAACT
- the KNG1 gene encoding kininogen-1 isoform X2 encodes MKLIAILFLCSRLLPSLTQEPFSEEIDCNDEEVFKAVDAALKKYNSKNHTVNQFVLYRITEVTKTVNPNIFYSVKYQIREGDCPVQSGKTWQDCDYKEAAEAATGECTATVGKREKEKFTVATQTCQITPVEGSVVTAKYDCRGCVHPISTDSPDLEPVLRHGVQHFNNNTDRSYLFTLNEVKRAQRQVVAGWNFQVTYSIVQTNCSKENFLFLTPECKPLSDGDIGECTDDAYMDIQQRIADYSQECDIYPGEDFVQPPTKMCLGCPADIPVNSPELEEALTHSVTKLNAENNETFYFKIDTVKRAKVQVVAGKKYSIEFTARETTCSKESNEKLTESCEIKTPGQSLDCTAEVYVVPWEKKIYPTVNCKPRGMRHLRSCEYKGRPPKAEAEPASESEVS; translated from the exons ATGAAACTAATTGCCATCCTTTTCCTCTGCTCCAGGCTGCTACCAAGTTTAACCCAAGAACCGTTCTCTGAGGAAATTGACTGCAATGATGAGGAAGTATTTAAGGCTGTGGATGCTGCTCTGAAGAAGTATAACAGTAAAAACCACACTGTCAACCAGTTTGTATTGTACCGCATAACTGAAGTCACTAAGACG gttaacCCTAACATCTTTTATTCCGTTAAGTACCAGATCAGGGAGGGTGATTGTCCTGTTCAAAGCGGCAAAACCTGGCAGGATTGTGACTACAAGGAAGCTGCAGAAGCT gcCACAGGAGAATGCACAGCGACCgtagggaagagggagaaagaaaaatttaccGTGGCTACCCAGACCTGCCAGATTACTCCAG TCGAGGGCTCTGTGGTGACGGCCAAGTATGACTGCCGTGGCTGTGTACATCCCATATCAACAGACAGCCCTGACCTGGAGCCCGTCCTGAGACACGGCGTTCAACATTTTAATAACAACACTGATCGTTCCTACCTCTTTACTCTTAATGAAGTAAAACGGGCCCAAAGACAG GTGGTGGCTGGATGGAACTTTCAAGTTACCTACTCAATTGTGCAAACTAATTGTTCCAAGGAGAATTTTCTGTTCTTAACTCCAGAATGCAAGCCCCTTTCAGATGGT gATATCGGTGAATGTACAGATGATGCATACATGGATATTCAGCAAAGAATTGCTGACTACTCACAGGAGTGTGACATTTATCCAG GGGAAGATTTTGTACAACCACCTACCAAGATGTGTCTTGGCTGCCCCGCAGATATACCTGTCAACAGCCCAGAGCTGGAGGAGGCACTGACTCATTCTGTCACAAAGCTTAATGCAGAGAATAACGAAACTTTCTATTTCAAGATTGACACAGTGAAAAGAGCAAAAGTACAG GTGGTGGCTGGAAAGAAATATTCTATTGAGTTCACTGCCAGGGAAACCACATGTTCCAAGGAAAGTAATGAGAAGTTGACTGAAAGCTGTGAGATCAAAACCCCTGGC CAAAGTCTAGACTGCACTGCTGAAGTTTATGTGGTaccttgggagaaaaaaatttaccCTACTGTCAACTGTAAACCACGAGGAATG
- the KNG1 gene encoding kininogen-1 isoform X3, which translates to MKLIAILFLCSRLLPSLTQEPFSEEIDCNDEEVFKAVDAALKKYNSKNHTVNQFVLYRITEVTKTVNPNIFYSVKYQIREGDCPVQSGKTWQDCDYKEAAEAATGECTATVGKREKEKFTVATQTCQITPVEGSVVTAKYDCRGCVHPISTDSPDLEPVLRHGVQHFNNNTDRSYLFTLNEVKRAQRQVVAGWNFQVTYSIVQTNCSKENFLFLTPECKPLSDGDIGECTDDAYMDIQQRIADYSQECDIYPGEDFVQPPTKMCLGCPADIPVNSPELEEALTHSVTKLNAENNETFYFKIDTVKRAKVQVVAGKKYSIEFTARETTCSKESNEKLTESCEIKTPGQSLDCTAEVYVVPWEKKIYPTVNCKPRGMTSLMKRPPGFSPFRSVQVEEIREGTTVSPPHTSMVPVQDEEQDPRKEQGPTHGHGWGHKKQIKHDLGHGHKHEHDQGHGHFGPQKQHGLGHGHQQQHGLGHGHQLKLHLDLEPQGGHGLDHEDKQKHGHGHQKHKNKGKNNGKLNGWKTGHLASSSEDSTTPSAQTQEKTEGPTPIPSLAWPDVAVTHSDFQDSDLIATMMPNISPTPTENDDDWIPDIQIEPNSLSFTQISDFPETTSPKCPGRPWKPVNEMNPNMEMKESHDFNLSDAVY; encoded by the exons ATGAAACTAATTGCCATCCTTTTCCTCTGCTCCAGGCTGCTACCAAGTTTAACCCAAGAACCGTTCTCTGAGGAAATTGACTGCAATGATGAGGAAGTATTTAAGGCTGTGGATGCTGCTCTGAAGAAGTATAACAGTAAAAACCACACTGTCAACCAGTTTGTATTGTACCGCATAACTGAAGTCACTAAGACG gttaacCCTAACATCTTTTATTCCGTTAAGTACCAGATCAGGGAGGGTGATTGTCCTGTTCAAAGCGGCAAAACCTGGCAGGATTGTGACTACAAGGAAGCTGCAGAAGCT gcCACAGGAGAATGCACAGCGACCgtagggaagagggagaaagaaaaatttaccGTGGCTACCCAGACCTGCCAGATTACTCCAG TCGAGGGCTCTGTGGTGACGGCCAAGTATGACTGCCGTGGCTGTGTACATCCCATATCAACAGACAGCCCTGACCTGGAGCCCGTCCTGAGACACGGCGTTCAACATTTTAATAACAACACTGATCGTTCCTACCTCTTTACTCTTAATGAAGTAAAACGGGCCCAAAGACAG GTGGTGGCTGGATGGAACTTTCAAGTTACCTACTCAATTGTGCAAACTAATTGTTCCAAGGAGAATTTTCTGTTCTTAACTCCAGAATGCAAGCCCCTTTCAGATGGT gATATCGGTGAATGTACAGATGATGCATACATGGATATTCAGCAAAGAATTGCTGACTACTCACAGGAGTGTGACATTTATCCAG GGGAAGATTTTGTACAACCACCTACCAAGATGTGTCTTGGCTGCCCCGCAGATATACCTGTCAACAGCCCAGAGCTGGAGGAGGCACTGACTCATTCTGTCACAAAGCTTAATGCAGAGAATAACGAAACTTTCTATTTCAAGATTGACACAGTGAAAAGAGCAAAAGTACAG GTGGTGGCTGGAAAGAAATATTCTATTGAGTTCACTGCCAGGGAAACCACATGTTCCAAGGAAAGTAATGAGAAGTTGACTGAAAGCTGTGAGATCAAAACCCCTGGC CAAAGTCTAGACTGCACTGCTGAAGTTTATGTGGTaccttgggagaaaaaaatttaccCTACTGTCAACTGTAAACCACGAGGAATG ACGTCATTGATGAAAAGACCTCCAGGTTTCTCACCTTTCCGATCAGTACAAGTAGAGGAAATAAGAGAAGGAACAACTGTAAGTCCACCCCACACTTCCATGGTTCCTGTACAAGATGAAGAGCAGGATCCAAGAAAAGAACAAGGACCCACTCATGGGCATGGCTGGGGccacaaaaagcaaataaaacatgaCCTTGGCCATGGCCATAAACATGAGCATGACCAAGGCCATGGGCActttg GACCTCAAAAACAACATGGTCTTGGCCATGGACACCAACAGCAACATGGCCTTGGGCATGGACATCAACTCAAACTTCACCTTGATCTTGAACCCCAAGGGGGCCATGGCCTCGACCATGAAGATAAACAGAAGCATGGTCATGgccatcaaaaacataaaaataaaggcaaaaacaaTGGAAAACTCAATGGTTGGAAAACAGGGCATTTGGCAAGCTCTTCTGAAGACAGTACTACACCTTCTGCACAGACACAAGAGAAGACAGAAGGGCCAACGCCTATTCCTTCCCTAGCCTGGCCAGATGTAGCTGTTACCCATTCTGACTTCCAGGACTCAGATCTCATTGCAACTATGATGCCTAATATATCACCAACTCCTACAGAAAATGATGATGATTGGATCCCTGACATCCAGATAGAACCAAATAGCCTTTCATTTACCCAGATATCAGATTTTCCAGAAACAACCTCCCCCAAATGTCCTGGACGCCCCTGGAAGCCAGTTAATGAAATGAATCCAAATATGGAAATGAAAGAATCCCATGATTTCAATCTCTCTGATGCTGTTTATTAA